One window of Quercus robur chromosome 5, dhQueRobu3.1, whole genome shotgun sequence genomic DNA carries:
- the LOC126725599 gene encoding pleiotropic drug resistance protein 1-like gives MWRDTSMEVFSKSSREDDDEEALKWAALQKLPTYNRLTKGLLTTQQGETSEIDVHHLGLKERRSLIERLVKVSEEDHEKFLYKLKDRLERVGIAIPTIEVHFENLNVEAEAHVGSRALPTFLNFSVNIMEGCLNYLHILPSRKKHLSILQDVRGVIKPSRMTLLLGPPSSGKTTLLLALAGELDPDLKFSGKVTYNGHEMHEFIPQRTAAYVSQQDLHIGEMTVRETLAFSARCQGVGSRYEMLAELVRREKEAIIKPDPDVDIYMKALAAEGQEVNVVTDYILKVLGLEVCADTLVGNPMLRGISGGQRKRVTTGEMLVGPSKVLFMDEISTGLDSSTTFQIVNSIKQYVHILNGTAVISLLQPAPETYNLFDDIILISDGQIAYQGPREQVLEFFESMGFKCPERKGVADFLQEVTSRKDQEQYWAQKEEPYNFVTVKEFAEAFQSFHVGQKLRDELAAQFDKAKSHPAALTTRKYGVKKVELLKACLSREFSLMKRNSFVYIFKFTQLTIMAMIVMTTFLRTEMHRNSVTDGGIYSGALFYSVVVIMFNGSAEISMTVAKLPVFFKQRKLLFYPPWAYSLPAWIIKIPITFVEVAVWVFITYYVIGFDPSAGRFFRQYLLLLLLNQMASALFRFIGAIGRGDPILANTFGSFVLVMMFALGGFVLSRENIKKWWIWGYWMSPIMYAQNAIVVNEFLGMSWRRVLPNSTEPLGIEVLKSRGFFTHAYWYWIGVGALIGFILLFNAAFTLALTYLNPLGKPQSVKSEEPQSQKKSIENGYEIKRGSITSSPSSISVEASVEINQNRKRGMILPFDQHTITFDEIKYSVDMPQEMKNQGVTEDKLELLKGVSGAFRPGVLTALMGVSGAGKTTLMDVLAGRKTGGYIDGKITISGYPKKQETFARVSGYCEQNDIHSPHVTVYESLLYSAWLRLSPVVDSQKKKMFVEEVMELVELKPLRQALVGLPGVNGLSTEQRKRLTIAVELVANPSIIFMDEPTSGLDARAAAIVMRTVRNTVDTGRTVVCTIHQPSIDIFEAFDELFLMKLGGQEIYVGPLGRHSCHLIQYFEGIEGVSKIKDGYNPATWMLEVTSSAHETTLGIDFANVYRNSELYRRNKELIEQLSIPTIGSKDLYFPTQYSQSYFTQFMACLWKQHWSYWRNPLYTAVRFIFTTVIALMFGTMFWNLGSKTTKRQDLFNAMGSMYAAVLFIGVKNGNSVQPVVAVERTVFYRERAAGMYSALPYAFAQVLIEVPYVFVQSMVYGFIVYVLIGFEWTAAKFFWYLFFTYFSLLYFTFYGMMTVAVTPNHHISSIISAAFYSIWNLFSGFIIPQPRIPIWWRWYSWACPLAWTLYGLVAPQFGDKKDMLDTGERVEDFVRDYFGFNHDFLGVVATVVVGFAILFAFIFAVSIKVFNFQRR, from the exons ATGTGGAGGGACACTAGCATGGAAGTTTTCTCGAAATCTTCGcgagaagatgatgatgaagaagctCTCAAATGGGCTGCGCTACAGAAGCTTCCTACTTACAACCGTTTGACGAAAGGTTTACTGACTACACAGCAAGGTGAGACCAGTGAAATCGATGTACATCATCTTGGACTGAAGGAAAGGAGGAGTTTGATTGAGAGGTTGGTGAAGGTCTCCGAAGAAGATCATGAGAAGTTCTTGTATAAACTCAAGGACCGCTTGGAGAG AGTTGGAATTGCTATTCCCACAATTGAAGTCCATTTTGAGAATTTGAATGTTGAGGCAGAAGCGCATGTTGGGAGCAGAGCTTTGCCTACATTCTTGAACTTCTCTGTTAACATAATGGAG GGTTGCTTGAATTATCTCCATATTCTTCCAAGTAGAAAGAAACATTTGTCTATCCTTCAAGATGTTAGAGGAGTCATCAAGCCTAGCAG AATGACATTACTTTTGGGTCCTCCAAGTTCTGGGAAGACCACACTCTTATTGGCTCTAGCTGGAGAGCTTGATCCCGACCTAAAG TTTTCTGGGAAGGTGACTTATAATGgccatgaaatgcatgagtttaTTCCACAAAGAACTGCTGCTTATGTCAGTCAACAAGACCTCCATATTGGAGAAATGACTGTAAGGGAAACTTTGGCCTTCTCTGCAAGATGCCAAGGGGTTGGATCGCGTTATG AGATGCTAGCAGAGCTagtaagaagagagaaagaggcaaTTATTAAGCCTGATCCCGATGTTGACATCTACATGAAG GCACTGGCAGCAGAAGGGCAGGAGGTGAATGTGGTGACAGATTACATTCTAAAG gttttGGGATTGGAAGTCTGTGCAGATACCTTAGTAGGGAATCCAATGTTAAGGGGAATATCTGGAGGACAAAGGAAGCGAGTTACAACTG gtGAGATGTTGGTTGGACCATCTAAAGTGTTATTCATGGATGAAATATCTACTGGTTTGGATAGCTCAACAACTTTTCAAATTGTGAATTCGATCAAGCAATATGTTCACATTCTCAATGGAACTGCTGTCATCTCCCTCCTCCAGCCAGCACCAGAGACTTATAATCTTTTCGATGACATTATTCTCATCTCTGATGGCCAGATTGCATACCAGGGTCCCCGTGAACAAGtgcttgaattttttgaatcaaTGGGCTTTAAATGTCCTGAGAGGAAAGGGGTGGCCGACTTCCTGCAAGAA GTGACTTCAAGGAAAGATCAGGAGCAGTACTGGGCACAGAAAGAAGAGCCCTACAATTTTGTAACAGTCAAGGAATTCGCTGAGGCATTCCAATCTTTCCATGTGGGACAGAAACTCAGAGATGAACTTGCAGCTCAGTTTGACAAGGCTAAGAGCCATCCAGCTGCTTTGACAACAAGAAAGTATGGTGTCAAAAAGGTGGAGCTGCTGAAAGCTTGCTTGTCAAGAGAATTCTCGCTCATGAAGAGGAATTCGTTTGTCTACATCTTCAAGTTCACCCAA ctTACGATAATGGCAATGATTGTTATGACAACTTTCCTACGGACTGAGATGCACCGAAATTCAGTGACTGATGGAGGAATCTATAGTGGTGCTTTGTTCTATAGTGTTGTTGTCATCATGTTTAATGGTAGTGCTGAGATTTCCATGACTGTTGCAAAGCTTCCTGTTTTCTTCAAGCAAAGGAAGCTCCTATTCTATCCCCCATGGGCATATTCTCTCCCTGCATGGATCATCAAGATTCCAATCACGTttgtagaagttgctgtatGGGTATTCATTACTTACTATGTCATTGGCTTTGATCCAAGTGCTGGAAG GTTTTTTAGGCAGTACCTTTTGCTTTTACTTCTTAACCAGATGGCTTCTGCCTTATTTCGCTTTATTGGGGCAATTGGTAGGGGGGACCCGATTCTTGCCAACACATTTGGATCATTTGTACTGGTCATGATGTTTGCTTTGGGTGGCTTTGTCCTGTCCAGAG AGAACATAAAGAAATGGTGGATATGGGGTTACTGGATGTCACCGATAATGTATGCACAGAATGCTATAGTAGTTAACGAGTTTCTTGGGATGAGTTGGAGACGT GTTCTCCCAAACTCAACGGAACCACTAGGAATTGAAGTTTTGAAGTCCCGTGGATTCTTTACACATGCATATTGGTATTGGATAGGAGTGGGGGCATTAATTGGATTTATATTACTTTTCAATGCTGCCTTCACTCTGGCTCTCACGTATCTCAATC CATTGGGAAAGCCACAGTCTGTTAAATCAGAAGAACCTCAAAGTCAAAAAAAGAGCATAG AGAATGGATATGAAATTAAGAGGGGCAGTATCACCTCTAGCCCCTCATCTATTAGCGTAGAAGCTTCTGTAGAGATCAATCAGAACAGGAAAAGAGGAATGATTCTTCCATTTGACCAACATACCATTACCTTCGATGAAATAAAGTACTCTGTTGACATGCCACAG GAAATGAAGAATCAAGGTGTTACAGAGGATAAATTGGAGCTTCTGAAGGGTGTGAGTGGTGCATTCAGGCCAGGAGTTCTCACAGCACTGATGGGTGTAAGTGGTGCTGGTAAAACAACTTTGATGGATGTACTCGCTGGTAGAAAAACTGGTGGATATATCGATGGGAAGATCACGATTTCTGGGTATCCAAAGAAGCAAGAAACATTTGCTAGAGTTTCTGGATACTGTGAGCAGAACGACATCCACTCTCCTCATGTAACTGTCTACGAGTCCTTGCTCTACTCAGCATGGCTTCGTTTATCCCCTGTTGTCgactctcaaaaaaagaag ATGTTTGTTGAGGAAGTTATGGAACTTGTGGAGCTGAAACCATTGAGACAGGCATTAGTCGGGTTGCCAGGTGTAAATGGTCTCTCAACTGAGCAACGTAAGAGGCTAACAATTGCAGTCGAGTTAGTTGCCAACCCCTCCATAATTTTCATGGATGAGCCAACCTCAGGGTTGGATGCTAGAGCTGCTGCTATAGTTATGAGAACTGTGAGGAACACCGTTGACACTGGAAGAACGGTTGTGTGCACCATCCATCAGCCAAGCATTGACATATTTGAAGCTTTTGATGAG CTATTCCTAATGAAGCTCGGGGGACAAGAGATATATGTAGGGCCATTGGGTCGCCATTCTTGCCATTTAATCCAGTATTTTGAG GGAATAGAAGGAGTAAGTAAAATTAAAGATGGTTACAATCCAGCAACTTGGATGTTGGAAGTTACTTCATCAGCGCATGAAACAACTTTGGGGAttgattttgctaatgtgtacAGAAATTCAGAGCTGTACAG GAGAAACAAAGAACTTATTGAACAATTGAGCATCCCTACTATTGGATCGAAGGACCTCTATTTCCCTACTCAATACTCACAATCATATTTCACCCAATTCATGGCTTGCTTATGGAAACAACATTGGTCATATTGGCGCAACCCACTGTACACTGCTGTAAGATTTATCTTCACGACTGTCATAGCCCTGATGTTCGGGACAATGTTCTGGAACCTTGGCTCAAAAAC GACAAAGCGACAAGATTTGTTTAATGCAATGGGTTCCATGTATGCTGCTGTTCTCTTTATTGGTGTTAAAAACGGTAATTCAGTGCAGCCAGTGGTGGCTGTCGAACGAACTGTCTTCTATAGAGAAAGAGCAGCTGGGATGTATTCAGCTTTGCCCTATGCATTTGCACAG GTTCTGATTGAAGTCCCATACGTTTTTGTACAATCCATGGTCTATGGTTTTATTGTATATGTATTGATTGGATTTGAATGGACTGCTGCTAAATTCTTCTGGTACCTATTCTTCACGTATTTCTCACTGCTGTACTTCACCTTCTATGGCATGATGACTGTTGCCGTGACACCAAACCACCACATTTCTTCCataatttccgctgcattttaTTCAATATGGAATCTCTTTTCTGGATTTATAATCCCACAACCT AGGATCCCTATTTGGTGGAGATGGTACTCTTGGGCATGTCCATTAGCCTGGACCTTGTATGGGTTGGTCGCACCACAGTTTGGAGATAAGAAAGACATGCTTGATACTGGTGAAAGAGTGGAAGATTTTGTGAGAGACTATTTCGGTTTCAATCATGATTTCCTAGGAGTGGTTGCAACTGTCGTTGTTGGGTTTGCAATACTATTTGCATTTATCTTTGCTGTGTCTATTAAAGTGTTTAATTTCCAAAGGAGATAG